Below is a window of Armatimonadota bacterium DNA.
CGTTCTTGTCGCTACCGTGGCACTTGAAGCACTTGTCCGCTAGGATCGGCCTGACGTCGCGGTTGAAATCGATCGTCTTCTTGGCCTGGACCGTGGTCTTGCCCGGAACGCCCGCCAAGACGCCGGCACCAAGGCAGGCGACGGCGACGACGAAGACCGACAGGCGCGGGAAGTGCGGCATCGTTCTCCTAGTATCCTTCGATCTTGGCTCCGGCGTCTACCGGAGACCCAGGTTCGAAGGAACCGGCAGAACGGGGTCCGGCGGGTAGAATCCGCCTTCCGATGGCCAAGTTGTTCAAGTTGAGCGTCGTCGCGCCGGACCGGACGGTCTTCGAAGACGACGTGAGCTCGATGATCGTTCCCGGCATCAGCGGTTACCTTGGAGTCTGGGCCGAGCACGAGCCTGCGATCATCGCCCTGCGCAGCGGGGTCGTCGAGTTCGTCGACAAGGACGATCAGCGCGAGCACGTGGCCATCACGGGCGGCTTCCTGGAAGTCAGCGCCAACCATGCCATCGTCCTCGCCGACGACGCCAGACTGGCCAAGGACATCGACCTGGCCGAAGAGCAGAAGAACCTCGAAGAGGCGCGCA
It encodes the following:
- the atpC gene encoding ATP synthase F1 subunit epsilon; protein product: MAKLFKLSVVAPDRTVFEDDVSSMIVPGISGYLGVWAEHEPAIIALRSGVVEFVDKDDQREHVAITGGFLEVSANHAIVLADDARLAKDIDLAEEQKNLEEARKALRGEPSEVLQEQAQHELDRAMARLKAVKAG